A single region of the Leptolyngbya sp. 'hensonii' genome encodes:
- a CDS encoding Uma2 family endonuclease, whose product MTSTLTTPKLTFEEYLSYNDGTDNHYELEDGALILMNPPIGLHAIILTFLSNILLNEINRLQFPWIPLQLVGVRTSVRRSRLPDLCIVPLEQMQPYLNVSAVLESGVLLAVEVVSPDSIKRDYRFKRAEYASFGIPEYWIVDPAEQKITILQLVDGLYEGQEYRGSDRIESQIFPELALTLDQVLQV is encoded by the coding sequence ATGACATCCACACTAACGACCCCAAAACTCACCTTTGAGGAGTACCTGTCCTACAACGACGGTACAGATAATCACTATGAACTAGAGGATGGAGCACTGATTCTGATGAATCCACCTATCGGTCTTCATGCAATCATTCTCACGTTTCTCAGCAATATTTTACTGAATGAAATTAATCGGCTCCAATTTCCCTGGATACCGCTGCAATTGGTGGGCGTGAGAACATCTGTTCGTCGATCCAGACTGCCCGATCTTTGTATTGTTCCGTTAGAGCAAATGCAGCCCTATCTGAATGTTTCAGCGGTACTTGAATCAGGAGTCCTTTTAGCCGTGGAAGTGGTTAGCCCCGACTCCATCAAGCGAGACTATCGCTTCAAACGAGCTGAATATGCCTCCTTTGGCATTCCTGAATACTGGATTGTCGATCCGGCAGAGCAGAAAATCACGATTCTTCAACTGGTAGACGGTCTGTATGAGGGGCAGGAATATCGGGGCAGCGATCGGATTGAGTCTCAAATTTTCCCCGAACTGGCTCTGACTCTTGATCAGGTTTTGCAAGTGTAA
- the cas10 gene encoding type III-A CRISPR-associated protein Cas10/Csm1: MDKLSSYQAALQVAQQAIARLAIWVEARFSYQPENLVPAVDRAMKILGWQDAEIGALCLLFDQVRLPKQGEEEHKAKIHYCPAIAIEDANPPIPYPQTDLPDLSELKGKIKTALESLTQADWENLSLLTVFLEKYGSFLSFGQPDVALIDQMRITAAIAAALADNPDTEQLSLVAGDLSGIQKFIYTISSDGALKSLRARSFYLELVTEEVVQQLLITLKLPRSNVIYAGGGNLYLLAPIQGIQGKIDSVRQDINQWLRKEFQGKVFLALDHETFNLNIIATPEFQKVWQQAIDKVNQRKTVRFCESLPVLLQKKVSYEPCKVCHRDDEADLKPLTKDSNVLACGTCRRMFRLGQQILQTNAIIRTEGKPLARRYVHLVNREVYYNLFRNREEALQTVASASFLLVNNWRIEDYQTDQGSTAIPLLLGNYAQQSAFMEEGEVEDGKQILPGIMTADEFANLAEGINRVGYLRMDVDKLGKIFAKGLQSYSLPKLAGLSRQMSYFFKVYLNSLADDRWKNFSSQSESFKFKLLTTNDRRNLLFIYAGGDDLFVAGSWNEVVEFAFDVYQSFRAYTGNHPDITLSGGISLEIPKFPLYQAAEESGEAEDQAKGNGRDSLGLFGTAFKWDEWLGATTPDQVDRAIKQLDDHAKKHLDAKDQPQWLGIFPFVSQLQTDELSDNQSRSFVRNLLITAEVQEHAVKEKQREIDDFKKAQTPKTDEAPKLKQLKTQQQEIRYYLHLPKIAYTLARLPSRIRDSESFQPVRTSLKSPYNAPYFRAIATWIELLTRST; encoded by the coding sequence ATGGATAAGTTATCTTCCTATCAGGCAGCGCTTCAGGTTGCACAACAGGCGATCGCTCGTCTAGCGATCTGGGTAGAGGCTCGTTTTAGCTATCAACCTGAAAATTTAGTACCAGCCGTCGATCGGGCCATGAAAATCCTGGGTTGGCAGGATGCAGAAATTGGAGCCTTATGTCTACTGTTTGACCAGGTCAGACTGCCGAAGCAAGGCGAAGAAGAGCATAAAGCAAAAATTCACTATTGCCCTGCGATCGCAATTGAAGATGCCAATCCTCCGATTCCTTACCCTCAGACTGATCTGCCCGATTTAAGTGAACTGAAGGGAAAAATCAAAACGGCCCTAGAGAGCTTGACCCAAGCAGACTGGGAAAACCTTTCCCTCCTGACTGTGTTCTTGGAGAAATATGGGTCCTTTCTCAGCTTTGGGCAGCCCGATGTGGCATTGATCGATCAGATGAGAATCACCGCTGCGATCGCAGCTGCTTTGGCAGATAATCCCGATACTGAGCAGTTGAGTCTGGTTGCTGGGGATTTATCGGGCATCCAAAAATTCATCTATACTATTTCGTCCGATGGTGCGTTAAAGTCTCTGCGTGCCCGTAGTTTCTATTTAGAGTTAGTAACAGAAGAGGTCGTTCAACAACTCTTGATCACTCTGAAGCTCCCCCGTAGCAATGTTATCTATGCTGGAGGAGGTAACTTATACCTACTAGCTCCGATACAAGGAATTCAAGGAAAAATTGATAGCGTTCGTCAAGATATCAATCAATGGTTGCGAAAAGAGTTTCAGGGTAAAGTATTTCTCGCTTTAGACCATGAAACATTTAACTTAAACATAATTGCAACGCCGGAATTTCAAAAGGTCTGGCAACAGGCGATTGATAAAGTAAATCAACGTAAGACAGTTAGGTTTTGTGAGAGTTTGCCAGTTCTCCTCCAAAAGAAAGTAAGCTACGAACCCTGCAAAGTTTGTCATCGTGATGATGAAGCTGATTTAAAGCCTCTAACAAAAGATAGTAATGTACTTGCTTGTGGCACTTGCAGGCGAATGTTCCGCTTAGGTCAGCAAATCTTACAAACGAACGCAATTATCCGAACTGAAGGCAAACCTCTTGCCCGCAGATATGTTCATTTAGTGAATCGAGAAGTTTACTATAACCTGTTTAGAAATCGAGAGGAAGCTCTTCAAACTGTTGCATCTGCATCCTTTTTACTGGTCAATAATTGGAGGATTGAAGATTATCAGACTGACCAGGGCAGCACTGCTATTCCACTCTTGCTAGGCAACTATGCACAACAGAGCGCTTTCATGGAGGAAGGTGAGGTTGAAGATGGAAAGCAAATCTTACCTGGAATTATGACAGCGGATGAGTTTGCTAATCTGGCTGAAGGCATTAACCGGGTTGGTTACCTTCGGATGGACGTGGATAAATTAGGCAAAATTTTTGCGAAAGGGCTACAAAGTTATTCTTTACCAAAATTGGCAGGTTTATCCCGTCAGATGAGCTATTTCTTCAAGGTTTATCTGAATAGTCTAGCAGACGATCGCTGGAAAAATTTTTCAAGCCAATCTGAGTCATTTAAGTTCAAATTGCTAACCACAAACGATCGTAGAAACCTATTATTTATTTATGCTGGAGGCGATGATCTTTTTGTGGCTGGCTCCTGGAATGAAGTGGTTGAGTTTGCTTTTGATGTTTATCAATCTTTCCGAGCCTATACAGGTAATCATCCAGACATAACCCTTTCTGGTGGCATCAGTCTTGAAATCCCAAAATTCCCCTTATATCAGGCTGCGGAAGAATCTGGGGAAGCAGAAGACCAGGCGAAGGGAAACGGGCGTGATAGTTTAGGGCTATTTGGTACTGCTTTTAAGTGGGACGAGTGGTTAGGGGCGACAACTCCAGATCAAGTAGATCGAGCGATTAAGCAATTAGATGATCATGCTAAGAAGCATTTAGACGCTAAAGATCAACCGCAATGGTTAGGAATCTTTCCATTTGTGAGCCAACTTCAAACGGATGAGCTATCAGACAATCAATCTCGCAGTTTTGTTCGCAATCTTCTCATTACGGCTGAAGTGCAAGAACACGCCGTTAAGGAAAAGCAACGCGAGATAGATGACTTTAAGAAAGCGCAGACTCCCAAAACGGATGAGGCTCCAAAATTGAAGCAGTTAAAGACTCAGCAACAGGAGATTCGCTACTATTTACACTTGCCTAAGATTGCTTACACTCTAGCCCGTTTGCCTAGTCGCATCAGAGATAGCGAGAGTTTTCAACCTGTTCGCACTTCGCTGAAAAGCCCCTACAATGCGCCCTACTTCCGGGCGATCGCCACCTGGATTGAACTCCTGACTCGCAGTACTTAA
- the cas2 gene encoding CRISPR-associated endonuclease Cas2: MLVLVVYDIPDDRRRTKLATFLEGHGRRVQESVFECFLSLVFRQENFDGSKTRKI; the protein is encoded by the coding sequence ATGCTGGTACTGGTGGTTTACGATATCCCGGACGATCGACGGCGCACCAAGCTGGCGACCTTTCTGGAAGGGCATGGTCGGCGGGTACAGGAAAGTGTGTTTGAGTGTTTCCTGAGCCTGGTGTTCCGTCAAGAAAATTTTGACGGGTCGAAGACCCGCAAAATTTAA
- a CDS encoding CRISPR-associated endonuclease Cas1, translating into MRSGKFRSPIVDTLVMKLVNQKILKPTDFTWPTPEGGVYLNDPARRVFLKHFEERISLKISHPDVSDLVSYHRIIQLQIQRYKQTLKSGTPYAGFRRVD; encoded by the coding sequence ATTAGGTCAGGCAAATTCCGTTCTCCGATCGTCGATACCCTGGTCATGAAACTAGTGAATCAGAAAATTCTCAAGCCCACAGATTTTACCTGGCCCACCCCAGAGGGAGGGGTTTATTTGAATGATCCCGCCCGCAGAGTTTTCCTGAAACATTTTGAAGAACGAATTTCCTTAAAGATTTCCCATCCAGATGTCTCAGATCTGGTGTCCTATCACCGGATAATCCAGCTTCAGATTCAGCGATATAAACAGACACTCAAATCAGGAACGCCTTACGCAGGGTTTCGGCGGGTTGATTGA
- a CDS encoding HEAT repeat domain-containing protein codes for MEPTFKQQNSNEDRSLSELFQALDSPDASTRMRAIEALGKLDSLETIPGLLKALQDDRSRIRRFAAEALERLKSPRSIPGLLNALTHPNVTVRCQAAEILGKLDSAEAIPGLLNALEDQNTGVRERAVQALRTLGRVEAIPGLRRALQDPASKVREYAVWALGALATAEVVPDLLQILEDQNSHLCNSAASTLEKLNSGAVSPLLLQAMEHPNPRVRGAVAKILGNLSCVEAIPSLLKALQDPDPNVRLHVALALGKLGRVEAVPQLVSALESKQFVVQIAQVLGKLDSAEAIPSLLQALETLNPSVVGTVGQALGQLGCIEAIPRLIRIIDRYDEWPHDEVGAAAAYALRSFDRVKAIPSLLQALKLSNHLALESVAIALSQVRREAESGLLEALESPDTRVRTGADFVLKKLDHD; via the coding sequence ATGGAACCAACCTTTAAACAACAAAACTCCAATGAGGATCGCTCTTTATCCGAATTGTTTCAGGCCCTCGACTCCCCGGATGCCTCTACTCGAATGAGGGCAATTGAAGCTCTAGGAAAATTGGACTCTCTCGAAACAATTCCAGGTTTACTCAAAGCTTTGCAAGACGATCGATCCCGTATTCGGAGATTTGCAGCGGAGGCATTGGAGAGATTAAAGAGTCCCAGATCAATTCCAGGTTTGCTCAATGCGCTCACTCACCCAAATGTTACTGTACGGTGTCAGGCTGCTGAAATATTGGGGAAACTGGATAGTGCTGAAGCAATTCCAGGTTTGTTGAACGCTCTGGAAGATCAGAATACCGGAGTGCGTGAACGTGCGGTTCAGGCATTAAGAACACTGGGGCGGGTTGAAGCTATACCGGGCTTACGGCGTGCTCTCCAAGATCCTGCCTCGAAGGTTCGTGAATATGCCGTTTGGGCCTTAGGAGCATTGGCAACGGCTGAAGTGGTGCCTGATTTACTCCAGATCCTGGAGGATCAGAATTCCCATCTTTGTAACAGTGCTGCCTCTACATTAGAAAAATTGAATAGTGGTGCAGTAAGTCCTCTACTACTGCAGGCCATGGAACACCCCAACCCTAGAGTACGGGGGGCTGTAGCTAAGATCTTGGGTAACCTGAGTTGTGTTGAAGCGATCCCTAGTTTGCTCAAAGCCCTTCAAGATCCCGATCCTAATGTTCGTTTGCATGTCGCTTTAGCGTTGGGGAAATTAGGCCGGGTTGAAGCAGTTCCTCAGTTAGTATCAGCCCTCGAATCCAAACAGTTTGTGGTTCAGATAGCTCAGGTGTTAGGCAAGTTGGATAGTGCAGAAGCAATTCCCAGCTTGCTCCAGGCCCTTGAAACCCTGAACCCCTCTGTTGTGGGAACTGTCGGGCAAGCATTAGGGCAATTGGGCTGTATCGAAGCTATTCCCAGGTTGATTCGCATTATTGATCGGTATGATGAATGGCCCCATGATGAGGTTGGCGCTGCCGCAGCTTACGCCTTAAGGAGCTTCGATCGTGTTAAAGCAATTCCCAGCTTGCTCCAGGCCCTCAAACTTTCCAATCATTTGGCTTTAGAGAGCGTTGCGATCGCACTCAGCCAAGTACGGCGTGAAGCAGAATCTGGGTTACTTGAGGCCCTGGAAAGCCCAGATACGAGAGTGCGTACTGGAGCGGATTTTGTGCTGAAGAAATTAGATCATGATTGA
- a CDS encoding Uma2 family endonuclease, which produces MLAPEVAPDWTIEIISPEQSPTRIIDKILFCPNHGAELGWLIDSQERLIMIFQPGQQPEMKQKQDILKVLSVSNRVRLIIKMGVWGMPPSPIFDLIVPTYLRETYRPANITHNA; this is translated from the coding sequence TTGCTGGCTCCTGAAGTTGCTCCTGACTGGACGATTGAGATTATTTCTCCTGAACAAAGTCCCACTCGGATCATCGACAAAATCCTATTCTGTCCCAATCATGGCGCAGAGTTGGGTTGGTTGATTGATTCACAGGAACGACTGATCATGATCTTTCAACCAGGGCAACAACCAGAGATGAAGCAAAAGCAGGACATCTTAAAGGTTTTGAGTGTAAGTAATCGGGTGAGATTAATTATAAAAATGGGGGTCTGGGGCATGCCCCCTTCACCTATCTTCGATTTAATTGTGCCGACCTACTTAAGAGAAACTTATAGACCTGCAAATATAACGCACAATGCCTGA
- the cas6 gene encoding CRISPR-associated endoribonuclease Cas6: MPRVTRTPRKQQQVNSPIPTWPDDTEIIGLALELQPRQDCSLYAQYTIGLHAWFLDQVRQTNPELSAYLHDGESEKPFTISGLSDTFSSQGHSPQLQAERTYRWVVTALSKPVAAWMRGWLQNPPLEIGLRNAPLQIRNWTIVHPAMTYAQLPQTPVSDSPTLTLSFESPTSFRRKGHHLPLPWPTNVFHSYLRRWNDFSGEEIDQEEFLNWVDESVVIVRHHLQSMKVVAGKRGSVTGFTGAIEFGLSRQGLQDQEFVQLFVALGEYAPYCGTGHKTTFGLGQTRLGWSAVPDTLPLPTRHDLLAQRIAELTEQFTAQRKRTGGNRATDIAETWATVLARRELGESLQDIAQDLELNYETTKTYVKLARRALKDPSR, translated from the coding sequence ATGCCTCGGGTCACTCGTACACCTCGTAAGCAACAACAGGTCAACTCCCCCATTCCGACCTGGCCCGATGACACAGAAATCATAGGGTTAGCCCTGGAATTACAGCCCAGGCAAGACTGTAGCCTCTACGCCCAGTACACGATCGGCCTCCATGCCTGGTTCCTGGATCAGGTGCGCCAGACCAATCCAGAGCTTTCGGCTTACCTGCATGATGGCGAATCAGAAAAACCCTTCACTATTTCAGGCCTCAGTGATACCTTCTCATCCCAGGGCCATTCTCCCCAATTGCAGGCAGAGCGGACCTATCGATGGGTTGTGACTGCCCTCTCCAAACCTGTGGCGGCGTGGATGCGAGGCTGGTTACAAAATCCACCCCTGGAGATTGGCCTGCGAAATGCTCCCTTGCAGATTCGCAACTGGACGATCGTCCACCCAGCAATGACCTACGCCCAGCTTCCACAAACGCCAGTTTCCGACTCACCCACCCTCACCCTGAGCTTTGAGTCACCTACCAGCTTTAGGCGTAAAGGCCATCACCTGCCCCTACCCTGGCCCACCAATGTCTTCCACAGTTACCTGCGCCGCTGGAATGACTTTTCGGGGGAAGAGATCGACCAGGAAGAGTTTCTGAATTGGGTGGATGAGTCTGTGGTGATTGTACGACACCATTTACAGTCGATGAAGGTAGTGGCTGGAAAGAGAGGCTCTGTGACCGGATTTACCGGAGCGATCGAATTTGGTCTTTCCCGTCAGGGATTGCAAGATCAGGAGTTTGTGCAATTGTTTGTGGCGTTGGGAGAATATGCCCCTTACTGTGGAACGGGACATAAAACCACCTTTGGTTTAGGTCAAACTCGTCTGGGTTGGTCAGCAGTTCCAGATACCCTACCTCTTCCCACCCGTCATGATTTACTGGCCCAACGAATTGCAGAGTTAACGGAACAATTCACCGCCCAGCGGAAACGAACGGGGGGAAACCGGGCTACTGACATTGCTGAAACCTGGGCTACTGTTCTGGCGCGGCGAGAACTGGGCGAGTCCTTGCAGGATATTGCTCAAGATTTAGAATTGAACTATGAAACGACGAAAACATATGTAAAACTGGCTCGGCGGGCATTGAAAGATCCTTCCCGCTGA
- a CDS encoding RluA family pseudouridine synthase, whose amino-acid sequence MLNQGWIYRDQVDRAAVGLTLLDYYSQRYRHSTPAEWQTRIIAGQIHLDGVVVPAETPLKQGQTLTYHRPPWEEPEVPLAFEVLHEDADVLVVAKPSGLPVLPGGGFLEHTLLRQLQRQYPQETPIPIHRLGRSTSGLLLLARSALAKASLSQQMRDRQIRKVYHTLAQGTGIPDRLEIHTPIGKVPHAVLGYVYGAVAAGLPASSLCQVLERRGDSTLLEVLILTGRPHQIRIHLAAAGYPLVGDPLYEVGGLPRLAPAIAPAKLPVPGDCGYFLHAVHLTFTHPRTHQSMSLICPPPLELRPIRKLDPLFYP is encoded by the coding sequence ATGTTGAACCAGGGCTGGATTTATCGGGATCAGGTCGATCGGGCAGCGGTGGGGCTGACCTTACTGGACTACTACAGTCAACGATACCGACATTCAACCCCGGCAGAATGGCAGACTCGCATCATCGCCGGACAGATCCATCTGGATGGCGTCGTAGTTCCAGCAGAAACCCCTCTGAAACAGGGACAGACGCTGACCTATCACCGTCCTCCCTGGGAGGAACCGGAGGTTCCCTTGGCTTTTGAGGTCCTGCACGAAGATGCAGACGTGCTGGTGGTCGCCAAGCCCTCAGGCTTACCAGTCTTGCCGGGTGGCGGTTTTTTGGAACACACCCTGCTGAGGCAATTACAACGACAGTATCCCCAGGAGACCCCCATCCCCATTCACCGTCTGGGGCGGAGCACCTCTGGGCTGTTGCTGCTGGCCCGATCGGCCCTGGCCAAGGCCAGCCTGAGTCAGCAGATGCGCGATCGGCAGATCCGCAAGGTCTACCACACTTTGGCCCAAGGGACTGGAATCCCCGATCGGCTGGAGATTCATACCCCGATCGGTAAAGTTCCCCATGCGGTGCTGGGGTATGTGTATGGGGCTGTGGCGGCAGGGCTGCCCGCCTCAAGCCTCTGTCAGGTGCTAGAACGCAGGGGTGACAGCACCCTCCTGGAAGTTCTGATCCTGACGGGACGCCCCCACCAGATTCGGATTCATCTGGCAGCAGCAGGCTATCCCCTGGTGGGAGATCCGCTATATGAGGTGGGTGGGCTCCCCCGCCTCGCCCCGGCGATCGCCCCAGCTAAGTTGCCCGTTCCTGGAGATTGTGGCTATTTCCTGCATGCTGTTCACCTCACGTTTACCCACCCCCGTACTCACCAATCCATGAGTCTGATCTGTCCTCCACCATTGGAGTTAAGACCGATCCGGAAGTTGGATCCTTTGTTTTACCCCTGA
- a CDS encoding RNA 2'-phosphotransferase, translated as MEPVRLVKISKYLSKHLRHAPEDLGLTLAAGGWVAVDELLSACAAHQFPVTRAELEAVVASSDKQRFSFDEMKTRIRANQGHSVEVDLQLEPQTPPDVLYHGTGEKAVPAILQSGLIKMSRHHVHLSQDMETARKVGMRHGRPVIFAVDSPAMHQAGFTFYRSDNSVWLVDEVPPQYLTVITP; from the coding sequence ATGGAACCCGTCAGGTTAGTCAAAATTAGTAAATATCTCAGCAAGCATCTGCGACATGCTCCAGAGGACCTTGGATTAACCCTGGCTGCGGGCGGTTGGGTGGCGGTGGATGAGTTGCTGTCTGCCTGTGCGGCACATCAATTTCCCGTGACGCGCGCAGAATTGGAGGCCGTGGTTGCCAGCAGCGATAAACAGCGATTCTCGTTTGATGAGATGAAAACGCGCATCCGAGCAAATCAGGGACACAGCGTTGAAGTTGATTTGCAACTGGAACCCCAAACTCCCCCTGATGTCCTATATCACGGTACGGGTGAAAAAGCAGTGCCAGCGATTCTGCAATCGGGATTGATCAAAATGTCCCGGCACCATGTGCATCTGTCCCAGGACATGGAAACTGCCCGGAAAGTTGGGATGCGCCACGGTCGGCCTGTGATCTTTGCGGTCGATAGCCCTGCTATGCACCAGGCCGGATTTACCTTCTATCGCTCAGACAATAGTGTTTGGCTGGTCGATGAGGTTCCACCGCAATATTTAACGGTGATCACTCCGTAA
- a CDS encoding NAD-binding protein — protein MKPQIIVCGLGRTGYHIFSLLKQQGVAVVGVSDRPVPNEPSVVVGQIQQADTLLAAGIMAAQTLLIATNNDALNLSILMQARLLNPQIRIINRLFNESLGDRLDHTLVEHVAMSVSALAAPTFVFAALGNQAIGHLRLFDQTWPIFEEYIDAGHRWRGQKLSDLWDDRSRMLIHYLPRSDDLTEDLVAGLMAGQHLQVGDRLIIGTRPNIRTQRQSGLQRLWKVGSSLKQFQPHIKSSVTALIVLLITILSATFTYISFTLGKLSVIDALYFSVGIITGAGGNEEVVARAPEMVKVFTAVMMLAGAAIVGICYAILNDFVLGSHLRNFWEVVRVPRRDHYIICGLGGVGVQIVRQLHTTGHEVVVIEQDPNNRFLSTVQSWRVPVIQGPANQAVTLKTANLDQAAALLAVTSNDIANLEIALTSKGLAPKLPTIVRIQDPQHASMVKQVFAFESVLSPTELAAPAFAAAALGGRILGSGMTGNHLWIALATLITPAHPFCGRSVREVAIAVDVVPLYLETSHQTVHGWALLDTYLDVGDILYLTMPAIRLEHLWRNRSSISQEKVSPPEPATHKQPDAAK, from the coding sequence ATGAAGCCCCAAATCATTGTCTGTGGACTTGGGCGGACTGGATATCACATTTTTAGCCTGCTTAAACAGCAGGGGGTTGCCGTCGTCGGCGTCAGCGATCGGCCTGTCCCCAATGAACCCTCCGTCGTTGTGGGTCAGATTCAACAGGCAGACACCCTGCTCGCAGCAGGGATTATGGCTGCTCAAACCCTGTTGATTGCAACTAATAATGATGCGCTCAACCTGAGTATTTTGATGCAGGCCCGGTTACTCAATCCCCAGATTCGAATTATCAACCGCCTGTTTAACGAAAGTTTGGGCGATCGGCTTGACCATACCCTGGTGGAGCATGTGGCCATGAGTGTATCGGCCTTGGCTGCTCCCACTTTTGTCTTTGCGGCTTTAGGCAACCAGGCGATCGGGCATTTGCGCTTGTTTGATCAGACTTGGCCCATTTTTGAAGAGTACATCGATGCTGGTCACCGCTGGCGGGGCCAAAAGCTGAGTGACCTGTGGGACGATCGGAGCCGTATGCTGATCCACTATCTTCCCCGCAGTGATGACCTCACAGAAGATTTGGTGGCGGGCCTGATGGCGGGCCAGCATTTGCAGGTGGGCGATCGGCTCATTATTGGTACTCGTCCCAATATTCGGACCCAACGTCAATCTGGGCTGCAACGATTATGGAAAGTGGGCAGCAGTCTCAAGCAATTCCAACCCCACATCAAGTCCAGCGTCACAGCCTTGATTGTGCTTCTGATCACAATCCTAAGTGCAACATTTACATACATCAGTTTCACTCTCGGGAAGCTCTCGGTGATTGACGCCCTGTACTTCTCGGTGGGTATTATTACCGGTGCTGGTGGCAATGAGGAAGTGGTTGCCCGGGCACCCGAAATGGTGAAAGTCTTTACCGCAGTGATGATGCTGGCCGGGGCAGCCATTGTGGGTATTTGTTACGCCATCCTCAACGACTTTGTGCTGGGATCCCATTTGCGGAATTTCTGGGAAGTAGTACGGGTTCCTCGTCGCGATCACTATATCATTTGCGGTTTGGGTGGCGTGGGGGTGCAAATTGTCCGTCAGTTGCATACCACCGGGCATGAGGTGGTGGTGATTGAACAGGATCCGAACAACCGCTTCCTCAGTACGGTGCAGTCCTGGCGGGTGCCGGTGATTCAAGGGCCTGCGAACCAGGCTGTGACCCTTAAAACCGCCAACCTGGATCAGGCCGCAGCCCTGCTGGCGGTGACCAGTAATGATATTGCCAACCTGGAAATTGCCCTGACGAGCAAGGGATTGGCCCCCAAATTACCTACCATTGTCCGGATTCAAGACCCACAGCATGCCAGTATGGTGAAGCAAGTCTTTGCTTTTGAGTCGGTGTTGAGTCCTACGGAATTAGCTGCTCCTGCCTTTGCAGCCGCCGCCCTGGGGGGACGCATTCTGGGTAGTGGGATGACGGGCAATCACCTGTGGATTGCGCTGGCCACCCTGATTACCCCGGCCCATCCCTTCTGCGGCCGATCGGTCAGAGAGGTGGCGATCGCGGTGGATGTGGTCCCCCTATACCTGGAAACCAGCCATCAAACGGTGCATGGGTGGGCGCTGCTGGATACCTATCTGGATGTGGGGGATATTCTATACCTGACAATGCCTGCAATTCGCTTGGAACACCTCTGGCGGAACCGGAGCTCCATCAGCCAGGAGAAGGTCTCTCCCCCAGAACCAGCTACTCACAAGCAGCCCGATGCCGCGAAATAA
- a CDS encoding exonuclease, translating to MSEIYISTDIETDGPIPGPHSMLSFASAAYQKDKTLVSTFSANLHPLVGATGHPKTMAWWESQPEAWAACRQNLEEPEAAMQRYVAWIKSLPGKPVFVGYPVGFDFLFVYWYLIQFVGESPFSFSAIDIKTYAMAMLKTEYRQTAKRTMPQRWFDPFPHTHIALDDAIEQGALFCNMLAENCQGDPSPNP from the coding sequence ATGAGCGAAATTTATATCAGTACCGATATTGAAACGGATGGTCCGATTCCAGGTCCCCATTCGATGCTGAGTTTTGCCTCGGCGGCTTACCAGAAAGATAAAACGCTGGTCAGCACTTTCTCAGCCAATCTCCACCCCCTGGTTGGGGCAACTGGGCATCCCAAAACAATGGCCTGGTGGGAGAGCCAACCGGAAGCCTGGGCAGCCTGTCGGCAAAACCTGGAGGAACCAGAGGCTGCCATGCAGCGATACGTGGCCTGGATTAAGTCCCTACCGGGTAAACCTGTATTTGTGGGTTATCCGGTAGGATTTGATTTCCTGTTTGTCTACTGGTATCTGATTCAATTTGTCGGGGAAAGCCCATTTTCCTTCTCTGCGATCGATATCAAAACCTATGCCATGGCCATGCTGAAAACGGAATATCGGCAAACGGCCAAGCGAACTATGCCCCAGCGCTGGTTCGACCCCTTTCCCCATACCCACATTGCTCTGGATGATGCCATTGAGCAGGGAGCCCTATTTTGCAACATGCTGGCTGAGAATTGTCAAGGCGATCCATCGCCCAACCCATGA